In one Alnus glutinosa chromosome 14, dhAlnGlut1.1, whole genome shotgun sequence genomic region, the following are encoded:
- the LOC133856780 gene encoding disease resistance-like protein DSC1, translating into MGQQIVHCESAEELGRRSRLRCNEDAIHVLKENTGTDAVKGIVLHLPLQKNEQLNVQAFSKMKKLKILEIRTDDYGNDISYARSKTSNLEWHGDPSNFMLSNELCVMKMSKYPFESLSINFQPDNLVELIMPHNCIKQLWDGRKSFDKLKHINLSDSQNLIETPYMSEIPNLERLELEHCTSLSKVHPSIEILIQLKWLNLRDCKSLERLADEIRLESLKYLNLSGCSRLNKFPYFVGNMTSLHKLYLDGTAIKELPLSFKSLLSLVSLNRSDCSRLEKIPKDLISDFSNCNLLDEAIPNDLCCLSSLEFLDLSGNKFTRIPDIWQLYKLRMLDLSHCNLLDGAIPNDLCCLSSLAFLNLSRNKFTRIPDIWQLSKLRVLDLSHFNLYCNLLDGAIPNDLSGISSLLSLNLSGNNFTRIPDSVAQLSHLLELNLEDCSWLQVLPKLPLRLEYLYIKACPLLKMFYDQMDVSTSNEILRSTNCSFAAADIDFDGEPNKILYLHPQSLLWIDQSNHYFQSFFTEVACGPALLGSRIPEWINDKSTNSSGTIQMHTDLGLDEWKGLSLVAALSRDFPDLVGRDSSSLVTVTAYG; encoded by the exons ATGGGCCAGCAAATAGTTCATTGTGAGTCTGCTGAGGAGCTTGGCAGACGCAGTAGATTGCGGTGTAACGAGGATGCCATTCACGTATTGAAAGAAAATACT GGAACTGATGCAGTCAAAGGCATTGTCCTACATTTACCTTTACAGAAAAATGAGCAACTAAATGTTCAAGCCTTCTCaaagatgaaaaaattgaaaattcttgAGATTAGAACCGATGATTATGGAAATGACATTTCTTATGCTCGTTCTAAAACAAGCAATCTAGAATGGCATGGAGATCCTTCAAATTTCATGTTAAGCAATGAGTTATGTGTTATGAAAATGTCGAAATATCCTTTTGAATCCTTGTCGATCAATTTCCAACCAGACAATCTTGTTGAGCTCATTATGCCTCACAACTGCATCAAACAACTGTGGGATGGAAGGAAG AGTTTTGACAAATTGAAACACATTAACTTGAGTGACTCTCAAAACTTGATCGAGACACCATACATGAGCGAAATCCCAAATCTTGAGCGACTAGAGCTCGAACATTGTACAAGTTTGTCTAAGGTCCACCCATCAATTGAAATTCTAATACAGCTTAAATGGTTGAATCTACGAGATTGCAAAAGTCTTGAGAGACTTGCAGACGAGATCAGATTGGAATCACTTAAATATCTTAATCTTTCTGGTTGTTCAAGACTTAACAAGTTTCCATATTTTGTGGGTAATATGACATCTTTGCATAAACTTTATTTGGATGGGACTGCCATAAAAGAGTTACCATTATCATTTAAGAGTTTGTTGTCTCTTGTAAGTCTCAATAGATCCGACTGCTCAAGactagagaaaatcccaaaggACCTCATCAGTG ATTTTAGTAATTGCAATCTATTAGATGAAGCAATCCCCAATGATCTTTGCTGCTTATCCTCACTTGAATTTTTAGATTTGTCTGGAAACAAATTTACGAGGATACCAGACATCTGGCAGCTTTATAAGCTTAGAATGCTAGATCTGAGTCACTGCAACCTGTTGGATGGAGCGATCCCTAATGATCTTTGCTGCTTATCCTCACttgcatttttaaatttgtctAGAAACAAATTTACGAGGATACCAGACATCTGGCAGCTTTCTAAGCTTAGAGTGCTAGATCTGAGTCACTTCAACCT TTATTGCAACCTATTGGATGGAGCGATCCCCAATGATCTAAGTGGCATATCCTCACTTCTTTCATTAAACCTAAGTGGGAACAACTTTACGAGAATTCCAGATAGTGTGGCTCAACTTTCTCATCTTCTGGAACTTAACTTGGAAGATTGTAGTTGGCTTCAAGTATTGCCGAAGCTTCCATTAAGATTAGAATACTTGTATATAAAAGCTTGTCCATTGCTTAAGATGTTTTATGACCAAATGGACGTGTCGACTTCAAATGAAATATTAAGGAGCACTAATTGCTCTTTTGCAGCTGCTGATATTGATTTTGATGGTGAACCCAACAAGATCCTATATCTACATCCACAAAGTCTTTTATGGATTGATCAGAGCAATCATTAT tttcaatctttttttaccGAGGTAGCATGTGGCCCTGCACTGCTGGGATCAAGAATCCCCGAGTGGATCAACGATAAAAGCACTAATTCGTCTGGAACAATTCAAATGCATACAGATTTGGGCTTAGATGAGTGGAAGGG
- the LOC133857625 gene encoding short-chain dehydrogenase RED1-like, with protein sequence MDPYDKQVVLITGCSAGGIGHALARAFAANNCLVVATSRSRGSMADLEQDPRFFLQELDVLSDTSVQHVLSSVLENYGRIDVLVNNAGVQCVAPLAEIPLSALQDTFNTNVFGSIRLVQAVAPHMASRRKGKIVNVGSITVMAPGPWSGAYTASKAALHALTDTLRLELKPLGIDVVNVVPGAVTSNIANSAIATYNRMPEWKLYKPFEAAIRERASFSQGIKSTPTEEFAKKTVAAVLKKNPPAWFSYGHLSTIVAIMHHLPLFIRDFIIKKAMKC encoded by the exons ATGGATCCCTACGACAAACAAGTGGTGCTAATCACGGGGTGTTCGGCCGGAGGCATCGGCCACGCTCTGGCCCGCGCGTTTGCCGCCAACAACTGCCTGGTGGTGGCGACGAGCAGGTCCCGGGGTTCAATGGCAGATCTAGAGCAGGACCCCAGGTTCTTCCTGCAAGAACTGGATGTTCTCTCCGACACGAGCGTACAACACGTGCTGTCCAGTGTTCTTGAGAATTACGGTCGGATAGATGTGCTGGTTAACAACGCTGGAGTCCAGTGTGTCGCCCCCCTTGCCGAGATCCCTCTCTCTGCTCTCCAAGACACTTTCAATACCAATGTGTTTG GTTCTATACGGTTGGTTCAAGCTGTTGCTCCTCATATGGCATCCAGGAGAAAGGGAAAGATTGTAAATGTTGGAAGCATAACTGTTATGGCTCCTGGACCATGGTCTGGTGCTTATACTGCATCCAAAGCTGCTCTGCATGCACTGACCGATACGTTGAG ATTGGAACTCAAACCTTTAGGGATCGATGTTGTCAATGTTGTCCCAGGAGCTGTTACGTCCAACATAGCAAATTCAGCCATAGCCACCTACAACCGGATGCCTGAGTGGAAATTATACAAGCCTTTTGAAGCAGCCATCCGAGAGAGAGCCTCTTTTTCACAAGGAATAAAGTCAACCCCTACAGAGGAGTTTGCTAAGAAGACTGTGGCTGCTGTGCTGAAGAAGAATCCACCGGCCTGGTTCTCCTATGGCCATCTCTCCACCATCGTGGCAATCATGCACCATCTGCCACTCTTTATTAGAGATTTTATCATAAAGAAAGCCATGAAATGTTGA
- the LOC133857624 gene encoding uncharacterized protein LOC133857624: protein MNSVFSEQILADKLSKLNSTQQCIETLSHWCIFHRSKAELVVATWDKQFHSSQMVQKVPLLYLANDILQNSKRKGNEFVAEFWKVLPAALKDVIEKGDDHGKNVVSRLVAIWEERRVFGSRARSLKDVMLGEEVPQPLELSKKRSRSVRIVKRDSRSIRTKLSIGGTAEKIVSAFHLVLSEHPNEDAEMSKCKSAVYRVRKMEKDVDIACANANDPKRKTLSKELEEEENILKQCIEKLNSVEASRVALVSQLKEALNEQESELENVRTQMQVAQAQAEEASNMRKWLDDEDYVSKPSASTPPIDTNAKGQTPRKSTAAIAAEVADKLAASSSSQLIMTSVLSTFAAQEAKNAGLVKGSTPSNPLDSMGKPEKSMPVSDPNAFMSAQSFTAPPNHSYQSVLVPQSTMQNQVPTSQAQYHIIPNPSSQQYLQASGGIMTPYGYNSMGPLPPGPPPPPPHMVSPMGPLTLQVTQQQTIPLTQQPPAPPSFRPLQPPGMLFYGNPHHSQ, encoded by the exons ATGAATAGTGTTTTCAGTGAGCAGATTCTTGCAGATAAGCTCTCCAAGCTCAACAGCACCCAGCAGTGCATTGAAA CTTTGTCACATTGGTGTATATTTCACCGGAGCAAAGCAGAACTGGTTGTTGCAACATGGGATAAACAGTTCCACAGTTCTCAGATGGTTCAGAAAGTTCCCCTTTTGTACCTTGCAAACGACATTCTACAGAATAGCAAGCGCAAAGGAAATGAATTTGTTGCCGAGTTTTGGAAGGTTCTCCCTGCTGCGCTCAAAGATGTTATTGAGAAAGGAGATGATCATGGAAAAAATGTGGTCTCTAGATTG GTTGCTATATGGGAAGAAAGAAGAGTATTTGGGTCCCGTGCACGGAGCCTTAAAGATGTAATGCTTGGAGAAGAAGTGCCTCAACCATTGGAGTTAAGCAAAAAGCGTTCACGATCAGTCAGAATTGTAAAAAGGGATTCACGCTCTATTAGGACG AAATTGTCTATCGGAGGTACAGCGGAAAAGATAGTGTCGGCGTTTCACTTGGTACTGAGCGAACATCCCAATGAAGATGCAGAAATGAGTAAATGCAAGTCTGCAGTTTACCGGGTGAGGAAGATGGAGAAAGATGTCGATATTGCCTGTGCTAATG CAAATGATCCAAAGCGAAAAACTCTGTCCAAAGAACTGGAGGAGgaggaaaatattttgaaacAGTGTATTGAAAAACTTAATTCTGTTGAAGCAAGTAGAGTAGCGCTTGTATCTCAGTTAAAAGAAGCCCTGAATGAACAG GAATCTGAACTGGAGAATGTCCGAACTCAGATGCAG GTAGCTCAGGCACAGGCAGAGGAAGCCAGCAACATGCGGAAGTGGCTTGACGATGAAGATTATGTATCGAAACCATCTGCAAGCACTCCACCAATTGATACAAATGCAAAGGGACAGACACCTAGGAAGTCAACTGCAGCCATTGCAGCAGAGGTTGCAGACAAGCTTGCAGCTTCGAGCTCCTCTCAACTGATTATGACTTCTGTTCTCTCTACATTTGCAGCTCAAGAGGCAAAGAATGCCGGTCTAGTAAAGGGCTCCACACCATCAAATCCACTTGATTCAATGGGGAAACCTGAAAAGTCTATGCCTGTCTCAGATCCTAATGCTTTCATGTCAGCACAGTCATTTACTGCACCACCAAACCATTCGTATCAATCAGTTTTGGTTCCGCAATCAACAATGCAGAACCAAGTCCCAACCTCTCAAGCTCAATATCATATAATCCCGAATCCATCCTCCCAACAGTATTTGCAGGCATCAGGAGGAATCATGACCCCATATGGTTATAATAGCATGGGACCCCTACCGCCAGGACCGCCACCTCCACCACCCCATATGGTCAGCCCTATGGGGCCTTTGACTTTGCAAGTAACTCAGCAGCAAACAATACCCTTAACACAGCAACCCCCAGCACCTCCTAGTTTCCGGCCACTTCAGCCGCCCGGAATGTTATTCTATGGTAATCCTCACCATTCTCAGTGA
- the LOC133857626 gene encoding large ribosomal subunit protein eL30-like isoform X3, with translation MAAGKKTKKTHESINNRLQLVMKSGKFTLGYKTVLRTLRNSKGKLIIISNNCPPLRKSEIEYYAMLAKVGVHHYTGNNNDLGTACGKYFRVSCLSVIDPGDSDIIKTLPGYHC, from the exons ATGGCCGCCGGCAAGAAAACC AAGAAGACCCACGAGAGTATCAACAACAGGCTCCAGCTCGTGATGAAGAGCGGAAAGTTCACGCTCGGCTATAAAACCGTGCTTCGCACTCTCAGGAATTCCAAAG GCAAACTGATTATAATTTCCAATAACTGTCCGCCTCTAAGGAAATCCGAGATTGAGTACTACGCGATGCTCGCCAAGGTTGGGGTTCACCATTATACTGGAA ACAACAATGACTTGGGAACAGCTTGTGGCAAGTATTTCCGTGTCTCTTGCCTTAGTGTTATTGATCCAG GTGATTCTGATATCATTAAGACACTGCCCGGTTACCA CTGCTAG
- the LOC133857626 gene encoding large ribosomal subunit protein eL30-like isoform X1 — protein sequence MAAGKKTKKTHESINNRLQLVMKSGKFTLGYKTVLRTLRNSKGKLIIISNNCPPLRKSEIEYYAMLAKVGVHHYTGNNNDLGTACGKYFRVSCLSVIDPGDSDIIKTLPGYHAGLCRGLSLHYFHSTKITEF from the exons ATGGCCGCCGGCAAGAAAACC AAGAAGACCCACGAGAGTATCAACAACAGGCTCCAGCTCGTGATGAAGAGCGGAAAGTTCACGCTCGGCTATAAAACCGTGCTTCGCACTCTCAGGAATTCCAAAG GCAAACTGATTATAATTTCCAATAACTGTCCGCCTCTAAGGAAATCCGAGATTGAGTACTACGCGATGCTCGCCAAGGTTGGGGTTCACCATTATACTGGAA ACAACAATGACTTGGGAACAGCTTGTGGCAAGTATTTCCGTGTCTCTTGCCTTAGTGTTATTGATCCAG GTGATTCTGATATCATTAAGACACTGCCCGGTTACCA TGCAGGTCTTTGCCGTGGGCTTTCCTTGCACTACTTCCACAGTACTAAGATAACAGAATTCTAA
- the LOC133857626 gene encoding large ribosomal subunit protein eL30-like isoform X2, with product MAAGKKTKKTHESINNRLQLVMKSGKFTLGYKTVLRTLRNSKGKLIIISNNCPPLRKSEIEYYAMLAKVGVHHYTGNNNDLGTACGKYFRVSCLSVIDPGDSDIIKTLPGYQSLPWAFLALLPQY from the exons ATGGCCGCCGGCAAGAAAACC AAGAAGACCCACGAGAGTATCAACAACAGGCTCCAGCTCGTGATGAAGAGCGGAAAGTTCACGCTCGGCTATAAAACCGTGCTTCGCACTCTCAGGAATTCCAAAG GCAAACTGATTATAATTTCCAATAACTGTCCGCCTCTAAGGAAATCCGAGATTGAGTACTACGCGATGCTCGCCAAGGTTGGGGTTCACCATTATACTGGAA ACAACAATGACTTGGGAACAGCTTGTGGCAAGTATTTCCGTGTCTCTTGCCTTAGTGTTATTGATCCAG GTGATTCTGATATCATTAAGACACTGCCCGGTTACCA GTCTTTGCCGTGGGCTTTCCTTGCACTACTTCCACAGTACTAA
- the LOC133857626 gene encoding large ribosomal subunit protein eL30-like isoform X4, with amino-acid sequence MAAGKKTKKTHESINNRLQLVMKSGKFTLGYKTVLRTLRNSKGKLIIISNNCPPLRKSEIEYYAMLAKVGVHHYTGNNNDLGTACGKYFRVSCLSVIDPGDSDIIKTLPGYQL; translated from the exons ATGGCCGCCGGCAAGAAAACC AAGAAGACCCACGAGAGTATCAACAACAGGCTCCAGCTCGTGATGAAGAGCGGAAAGTTCACGCTCGGCTATAAAACCGTGCTTCGCACTCTCAGGAATTCCAAAG GCAAACTGATTATAATTTCCAATAACTGTCCGCCTCTAAGGAAATCCGAGATTGAGTACTACGCGATGCTCGCCAAGGTTGGGGTTCACCATTATACTGGAA ACAACAATGACTTGGGAACAGCTTGTGGCAAGTATTTCCGTGTCTCTTGCCTTAGTGTTATTGATCCAG GTGATTCTGATATCATTAAGACACTGCCCGGTTACCA ACTTTAG
- the LOC133857626 gene encoding large ribosomal subunit protein eL30-like isoform X5 yields the protein MAAGKKTKKTHESINNRLQLVMKSGKFTLGYKTVLRTLRNSKGKLIIISNNCPPLRKSEIEYYAMLAKVGVHHYTGNNNDLGTACGKYFRVSCLSVIDPGDSDIIKTLPGYQ from the exons ATGGCCGCCGGCAAGAAAACC AAGAAGACCCACGAGAGTATCAACAACAGGCTCCAGCTCGTGATGAAGAGCGGAAAGTTCACGCTCGGCTATAAAACCGTGCTTCGCACTCTCAGGAATTCCAAAG GCAAACTGATTATAATTTCCAATAACTGTCCGCCTCTAAGGAAATCCGAGATTGAGTACTACGCGATGCTCGCCAAGGTTGGGGTTCACCATTATACTGGAA ACAACAATGACTTGGGAACAGCTTGTGGCAAGTATTTCCGTGTCTCTTGCCTTAGTGTTATTGATCCAG GTGATTCTGATATCATTAAGACACTGCCCGGTTACCAGTAA